A stretch of the Sulfurimonas sp. HSL-1656 genome encodes the following:
- a CDS encoding GGDEF domain-containing protein, protein MPIRTIQDKHYKGISELYRKSDGTVTGYYVTYRDEEGKPVKRRVAADDKDEALRKLVDIRDEVDRLKQEKAMSALPHTAEHPVKKNSAAGQSTDVSHEVHSMHDCQKRISAYGGKAVVLLIDIVAFDDIRILYGYEKAEQMVAELEALVASALGRLKNDGYFRTLGFAAFDFELYHLYADRLCLFVKNDFSHRLLDFIAEKLHASVSEYAFSVVPGNSIHINVSIGASKADGAVSLMYAEKALQEAKRLHNSYIFYDSGSAERNAHFSNKTYELLQENIERRMVTPYFQGIFRNDALTKPAKFESLMRLVDRQGRILSPAAFLEKSKEYRLYTQLMLQMIDKVFDVLAHYDVSVTLNLSYVDINNVLLRESLLERLAKEGVGRRLTVEILESDQIRDLETVNEFIFRLKKSGVMIAIDDFGSGYSNYDNLLNLEIDYVKLDGSLISKIHDRKHRIILGNMVNICHELGIETVAEYISDTGVLRMAQSIGVDYFQGHHLHKPQQWDDALQTFGFTEAAYAS, encoded by the coding sequence ATGCCGATTCGGACAATTCAGGACAAACACTACAAAGGGATCAGCGAACTCTACCGCAAGTCCGACGGTACCGTGACGGGTTACTACGTCACCTACCGCGACGAGGAGGGCAAGCCGGTCAAGCGGAGGGTCGCCGCCGATGACAAGGACGAGGCGCTTCGCAAACTGGTCGACATCAGAGATGAAGTCGACCGACTGAAACAGGAGAAGGCGATGAGCGCGCTCCCCCACACTGCCGAACACCCGGTGAAGAAAAACTCTGCTGCAGGCCAAAGTACAGACGTATCGCATGAGGTCCACTCCATGCACGATTGTCAGAAGCGGATCTCGGCATACGGTGGCAAAGCCGTCGTTCTGCTGATCGACATTGTCGCCTTCGATGACATCCGCATCCTCTACGGGTACGAGAAAGCGGAGCAGATGGTGGCGGAGCTTGAAGCTCTGGTCGCTTCGGCGCTCGGCCGGCTCAAAAATGACGGGTATTTCCGCACCCTCGGTTTCGCGGCGTTCGATTTCGAACTCTACCATCTTTATGCCGACCGGCTCTGCCTTTTTGTCAAAAATGACTTTTCGCACCGGCTGCTCGATTTTATTGCCGAAAAACTCCACGCCTCTGTGTCGGAGTACGCTTTCAGTGTCGTACCCGGGAACAGCATTCATATCAACGTTTCGATCGGTGCGAGCAAGGCGGACGGCGCGGTGAGCCTGATGTACGCGGAAAAAGCCCTTCAGGAAGCCAAACGGCTGCACAACAGCTATATCTTCTATGACAGCGGCTCCGCCGAGCGCAATGCCCATTTTTCCAACAAAACCTATGAACTGCTTCAGGAGAACATAGAACGCAGGATGGTGACCCCCTATTTCCAGGGGATATTCCGCAACGATGCTTTGACGAAACCGGCGAAGTTTGAGAGCCTGATGCGGCTGGTGGACCGTCAGGGAAGAATCCTCTCGCCGGCGGCTTTCCTGGAAAAGTCCAAAGAGTACCGCCTCTATACTCAGCTGATGCTCCAGATGATCGACAAGGTTTTTGACGTTCTGGCGCACTATGACGTCTCGGTGACGCTCAACCTCTCCTATGTCGATATCAACAACGTGCTGCTGAGAGAGTCTCTGCTGGAGCGGCTTGCAAAAGAGGGCGTCGGCCGGAGGCTGACGGTTGAAATCCTCGAGAGCGACCAGATCCGGGACCTGGAGACCGTCAACGAGTTCATTTTCAGGCTGAAAAAGAGCGGCGTTATGATTGCCATCGACGATTTCGGCAGCGGCTACTCCAATTATGACAACCTGCTGAATCTCGAGATCGACTATGTCAAGCTCGACGGATCGCTGATCTCGAAGATTCACGACCGCAAACACCGCATCATCCTCGGCAATATGGTCAATATCTGCCATGAGCTGGGAATCGAGACCGTGGCGGAGTATATCAGCGACACGGGGGTGCTGCGTATGGCGCAGAGCATCGGTGTCGACTATTTCCAGGGGCACCATCTGCACAAGCCCCAGCAGTGGGACGATGCCCTGCAGACCTTCGGTTTTACGGAGGCGGCCTATGCATCATGA
- a CDS encoding fatty acid cis/trans isomerase — protein MKPLLYALTILLLMLAGCAPKPFPPVAVAVSERAIDYTKEVRPILDRRCVVCHSCYNAPCQLKLSAYEGLERGASKMAVYDAERLSAAHPTRLFVDADSAEKWHEDYGFFSVTASSASGRFNDSTLISLLEAKRRLPHMAGEYRPENDELTCPEDHDELEEYLDEYPDRGMPYGFPPLTTAEYTTLSQWIQQGASGPGSEEQAAMERPAEPDTALLEAWERFLNLPDAKHALTARYLYEHLYLAHIRFGTPEGAFYELVRSKTAAPAPVEIIPTLRPYDDPGKAPFYYRFRRITSTLVHKTHMVFTLDEHQLAKVIRSFIDTPWLETPHVMGYGEKASANPFVTYAQIPASVRYGFLLDNSEYIVRTFIRGPVCKGQVALNVINDHFWVMFLDPKYDLSLQYPNLLRFNEKQLSVPDERGSNFPAYRFFSDRYIERAVDYYKARADFYSLIYTDGLGYDAIWKGVEADDAPLLTVYRHFDSASVHKGVLGDLPKTLWVIDYPLFERIYYALVAGFDVFGNVGHQTNVRRYMDRLRVEGESNYIDFMPAAVRGKLFDAWNKNLNILVEEKLFYRPARMPAAIAYQTDDPKREFIEHLVDHELPATTGIGFDALNYFRAGEAHPDLPEHYRTRADYIQAFRAVEKPGTAFIRTVNGQQSNLAYVRVRMPEGEEDMVFSVIINRWHDNVAFLFDEQSQLDPSKDQANFIFDFVGSYPNMLLELDVDEAPAFFDMLQHYEDTPEYRRRFFHFGITRDNPRFWEAYDWFQKRFEAMHPVDAGLFDLNRYYYLSLPHGAAAAGE, from the coding sequence ATGAAACCGTTACTTTATGCCTTGACCATCCTCTTGCTCATGTTGGCCGGCTGTGCCCCGAAACCCTTCCCCCCTGTCGCCGTCGCCGTGTCCGAGCGCGCCATCGACTACACCAAAGAGGTCCGCCCCATTCTCGACCGCCGCTGTGTGGTCTGCCATTCGTGCTACAACGCCCCCTGCCAGCTGAAACTGAGTGCCTACGAGGGGCTGGAACGCGGCGCGTCGAAAATGGCGGTCTATGACGCCGAACGGCTCAGTGCCGCCCACCCGACCCGCCTCTTTGTCGATGCGGATTCCGCCGAAAAGTGGCATGAAGATTACGGATTCTTTTCCGTCACGGCCAGCAGTGCCTCGGGCCGTTTCAATGATTCGACGCTGATCAGCCTGCTCGAGGCCAAGCGCCGGCTGCCCCACATGGCCGGCGAATACCGGCCGGAGAACGACGAACTGACCTGCCCGGAGGACCATGACGAACTCGAAGAGTACCTGGACGAGTATCCGGACCGCGGGATGCCCTACGGGTTCCCGCCGTTGACAACCGCCGAGTATACGACACTGTCGCAGTGGATACAGCAGGGTGCATCAGGCCCGGGCAGTGAAGAACAGGCGGCGATGGAACGTCCGGCCGAACCGGACACGGCACTCCTGGAGGCGTGGGAGCGTTTTTTGAACCTGCCCGATGCCAAGCATGCCCTCACGGCGCGTTATCTTTACGAGCATCTTTACTTGGCCCACATCCGGTTCGGCACGCCTGAGGGCGCCTTTTACGAACTGGTCCGTTCCAAAACGGCCGCGCCTGCTCCGGTCGAGATTATCCCGACACTCAGACCCTACGACGATCCGGGCAAGGCGCCGTTTTATTACCGCTTCCGCCGGATCACCTCGACGCTGGTGCACAAGACGCATATGGTCTTTACCCTCGACGAACATCAGTTGGCGAAGGTCATAAGGAGCTTCATCGACACGCCGTGGCTGGAGACCCCGCATGTGATGGGGTACGGCGAGAAGGCATCGGCCAACCCCTTTGTGACTTATGCACAGATCCCCGCTTCGGTACGCTACGGCTTCTTGCTGGACAACAGCGAATATATCGTGCGGACGTTTATCCGCGGTCCGGTCTGCAAGGGGCAGGTGGCGCTGAACGTCATCAACGATCACTTCTGGGTCATGTTCCTCGACCCCAAATATGATCTGAGCCTTCAGTATCCGAACCTGCTGCGTTTCAACGAGAAGCAGCTCTCCGTGCCGGACGAACGGGGCAGCAATTTCCCGGCCTACCGCTTCTTCAGCGACCGGTACATCGAGCGGGCCGTCGATTACTACAAAGCGCGGGCGGATTTTTATTCGCTCATCTATACGGACGGGCTGGGGTATGACGCCATCTGGAAGGGTGTCGAGGCCGATGATGCGCCGCTGCTGACGGTCTACCGCCACTTTGACAGCGCCTCGGTGCACAAGGGTGTGCTCGGGGACCTGCCCAAAACCCTCTGGGTCATCGACTACCCGCTCTTCGAACGCATCTATTATGCACTGGTGGCCGGATTTGACGTCTTCGGCAACGTCGGGCACCAGACCAACGTCCGCCGCTATATGGACCGGCTCCGGGTGGAAGGGGAGAGCAACTACATCGACTTTATGCCGGCAGCTGTCCGCGGGAAGCTCTTCGATGCCTGGAACAAAAACCTCAATATCCTGGTGGAGGAAAAGCTGTTCTACCGCCCGGCGCGCATGCCGGCAGCCATCGCCTACCAGACCGATGACCCCAAACGGGAGTTCATCGAACACCTTGTCGATCACGAACTGCCCGCAACGACGGGGATCGGGTTCGACGCACTGAACTATTTCCGGGCGGGCGAAGCCCATCCGGACCTGCCGGAGCACTATCGGACCCGTGCAGATTACATCCAGGCCTTCCGCGCCGTCGAAAAACCCGGCACGGCGTTTATCCGTACGGTCAACGGGCAGCAGTCGAATCTGGCCTATGTCCGTGTCCGTATGCCCGAAGGGGAGGAAGATATGGTCTTCTCGGTCATTATCAACCGCTGGCACGATAACGTTGCTTTTCTGTTCGACGAACAGAGCCAGCTCGATCCTTCCAAAGACCAGGCGAACTTTATTTTCGACTTCGTCGGGTCCTATCCGAACATGCTGCTGGAGCTGGACGTCGACGAGGCGCCGGCTTTCTTCGATATGCTGCAGCATTACGAGGATACGCCGGAATACCGCCGCCGCTTTTTCCATTTCGGGATCACGCGGGACAACCCCCGTTTCTGGGAAGCGTACGACTGGTTCCAGAAACGTTTCGAGGCGATGCACCCCGTCGACGCGGGCCTGTTTGACTTGAACCGCTACTACTACCTCTCTTTGCCGCATGGTGCAGCGGCGGCCGGAGAGTAG
- a CDS encoding DUF2235 domain-containing protein, which produces MAKNIVIFSDGTGQEGGKGHNTNIYKLFNMIEDRTPRQIAFYDPGLGTGLHRLTGNVGGFGISRNIQQCYRFLFEHYEAGDKIFLFGFSRGAATVRSLSGFLHYFGILPKSRPELIARAYDIYMIKDERKRKAKAAAFLKDHHNMWTKVEFIGCYDTVAALGLPIKGLSVLLDGIPGFRHRFHNFRLSETIKHAYHALAIDDERKTFHPVLWEKQTEAWQTVKQVWFSGMHTDVGGGYKEQDLSDIPMVWLTRQAIGHGLLIYPKHTVTPHEDAKGVMHDSRGTWLTSLYRRERRRWDASTHGKPVVHASVLQRHENAPGAYHPWVLEMDYDVEPWEQWPAKEA; this is translated from the coding sequence ATGGCCAAAAACATCGTAATCTTCTCCGACGGCACCGGCCAGGAGGGCGGCAAGGGCCACAACACCAACATCTACAAGCTTTTCAACATGATCGAGGACCGGACACCACGGCAGATCGCCTTTTACGACCCCGGCCTGGGGACAGGGTTGCACCGGCTGACCGGCAACGTCGGGGGCTTCGGGATCTCCCGCAATATCCAGCAGTGCTACCGTTTTCTTTTCGAGCATTACGAGGCGGGCGACAAGATCTTCCTCTTCGGCTTCAGCCGGGGCGCGGCGACGGTGCGGAGCCTTTCAGGGTTTCTGCACTACTTCGGCATCCTGCCGAAATCGCGCCCGGAACTGATCGCCAGGGCCTATGACATCTATATGATCAAGGACGAGCGCAAACGCAAGGCAAAAGCCGCCGCCTTTCTCAAAGACCATCACAACATGTGGACGAAGGTGGAATTCATCGGCTGCTACGACACCGTCGCCGCCCTCGGGCTTCCCATCAAGGGCCTCAGCGTCCTGCTCGACGGCATCCCGGGATTCCGCCACCGTTTCCACAATTTCAGGCTCAGCGAAACGATCAAACACGCCTATCATGCCCTGGCCATCGACGATGAACGCAAGACCTTCCACCCGGTGCTGTGGGAGAAGCAGACCGAAGCGTGGCAGACCGTCAAACAGGTGTGGTTCAGCGGGATGCATACTGACGTCGGCGGAGGGTACAAAGAGCAGGACCTCTCAGACATCCCCATGGTCTGGCTCACCCGGCAGGCGATCGGTCACGGGCTTCTGATCTATCCGAAACACACGGTCACCCCCCATGAAGATGCCAAGGGGGTGATGCACGACTCCCGCGGCACATGGCTGACCAGCCTCTACCGCCGCGAGCGCCGCCGTTGGGACGCATCCACCCACGGCAAACCCGTCGTGCACGCCAGCGTGCTTCAACGCCACGAAAACGCTCCGGGCGCCTATCATCCGTGGGTATTGGAAATGGACTATGACGTCGAGCCGTGGGAACAGTGGCCGGCGAAAGAAGCGTAG
- the acnB gene encoding bifunctional aconitate hydratase 2/2-methylisocitrate dehydratase yields MAFMDEYKAHVAEREALGVPPLPLSAAQTADLIEMIKAGEGDMAENIDLLKNRVSPGVDDAAYVKAAFLNDVAQEKVTVSSIAPAAAVEMLGMMLGGYNVKPIIDALTSSNAAVVEAAVKALSHTLLVYDAFNDVEELHKAGNAAATKVLESWANAEWFTSKADLPEKMTVTVFKVPGETNTDDLSPASEAFTRSDIPLHANSMLTAKMDDPIGTINALKEKGHPVAYVGDVVGTGSSRKSGINSVQWHMGEDIPGVPNKRTGGVVIGGIIAPIFFATSEDSGALPLEMDVTQMETGDVVDIYPFEGKAEKNGEVIATFSLRPNTITDEVRAGGRIPLIIGRGLTKKAREVLGQGDIDLFLKPEQPADTGKGYTLAQKMVGKACGLEGVRPGMYVEPVMTTVGSQDTTGPMTRDEIKELAALGFNADFVLQSFCHTAAYPKPSDIKMYHTLPDFISNRSGVALRPGDGVIHSWLNRMCLPDTVGTGADSHTRFPIGISFPGGSGIVAFAGVTGSMPLTMPESVLVRFKGELQPGVTLRDLVNVIPYVAIKAGDLTVEKKGKKNIFAGRILEIEGLPDLKVEQAFELSDASAERSAAACTVHLNKEPVIEYIKSNIVLLQGMIDAGYQDARTLARRKAKMEEWLKNPELMEADKDAEYAAVYEIDLNEITEPILACPNDPDDVATLSEVLADENRPHNIDEVFVGSCMTNIGHYRALGEVLKGEGQVPTRLWVVPPTRMDEKQLQEEGYYAMYGAAGARTEIPGCSLCMGNQARVADNAIVFSTSTRNFDNRMGKGAQVYLGSAELAAVCAMLGRLPTKEEYLEIVPKKISGKEADIYKYLNFNLLEEFAL; encoded by the coding sequence ATGGCTTTTATGGACGAATACAAAGCGCATGTAGCAGAGCGTGAAGCTCTGGGCGTACCTCCACTTCCTCTGTCTGCAGCGCAGACGGCTGACCTGATCGAAATGATCAAGGCCGGCGAAGGCGATATGGCCGAAAATATCGATCTTCTGAAAAACCGTGTTTCTCCGGGTGTTGACGATGCAGCGTATGTCAAAGCGGCATTCCTCAATGACGTAGCACAGGAAAAAGTTACCGTCTCCAGCATCGCACCGGCTGCTGCGGTCGAAATGCTCGGGATGATGCTCGGCGGTTACAATGTCAAGCCGATCATTGATGCCCTTACATCTTCCAATGCCGCCGTTGTCGAAGCCGCCGTCAAAGCACTGAGCCATACCCTGCTCGTCTATGACGCGTTCAACGACGTCGAAGAGCTCCACAAAGCGGGCAACGCCGCCGCGACAAAGGTCCTTGAATCATGGGCAAACGCAGAGTGGTTCACGTCCAAAGCCGACCTTCCTGAAAAAATGACCGTTACGGTCTTCAAGGTCCCGGGTGAAACGAACACGGACGACCTCTCCCCGGCATCCGAAGCGTTTACACGCTCCGACATCCCGCTGCACGCAAACTCCATGCTGACGGCAAAGATGGACGACCCGATCGGTACGATCAACGCCCTGAAAGAAAAAGGCCACCCGGTCGCTTACGTCGGTGACGTCGTCGGTACAGGATCTTCGCGTAAATCCGGTATCAACTCCGTGCAGTGGCACATGGGTGAAGATATCCCGGGCGTTCCGAACAAGCGCACCGGCGGTGTCGTTATCGGCGGCATCATCGCACCGATCTTCTTCGCGACTTCCGAAGACTCCGGTGCCCTTCCGCTCGAGATGGACGTCACGCAGATGGAAACAGGCGATGTCGTCGACATCTACCCGTTCGAAGGCAAAGCAGAGAAGAACGGCGAGGTCATCGCGACTTTCAGCCTGCGCCCGAACACGATCACGGACGAGGTCCGCGCCGGCGGCCGTATCCCGCTGATCATCGGCCGCGGTCTGACCAAGAAAGCGCGTGAAGTACTGGGACAGGGCGACATCGATCTCTTCCTCAAACCGGAACAGCCTGCCGACACGGGCAAAGGCTATACGCTGGCACAGAAGATGGTCGGTAAAGCCTGCGGCCTCGAAGGTGTCCGCCCGGGCATGTACGTCGAGCCGGTCATGACGACAGTCGGTTCCCAGGATACGACAGGTCCGATGACACGCGACGAGATCAAAGAGCTTGCAGCCCTCGGCTTCAACGCGGACTTCGTGCTGCAGTCTTTCTGTCACACGGCGGCCTATCCGAAGCCTTCCGACATCAAGATGTACCACACGCTGCCGGACTTCATCTCCAACCGTTCCGGTGTCGCACTGCGCCCGGGCGACGGCGTTATCCACTCCTGGCTCAACCGTATGTGTCTGCCGGACACGGTCGGTACGGGTGCGGACTCGCACACGCGTTTCCCGATCGGTATCTCCTTCCCGGGCGGTTCGGGTATCGTTGCGTTCGCGGGCGTTACCGGTTCCATGCCGCTGACGATGCCGGAATCCGTACTGGTCCGCTTCAAAGGCGAACTCCAGCCGGGCGTCACGCTGCGTGACCTCGTCAACGTGATCCCGTATGTGGCGATCAAAGCGGGCGACTTGACGGTTGAGAAGAAAGGCAAGAAGAACATCTTCGCCGGCCGTATCCTCGAGATCGAAGGTCTGCCGGACCTGAAAGTCGAGCAGGCGTTCGAGCTCTCCGATGCATCTGCAGAGCGTTCTGCGGCGGCGTGTACGGTTCACCTGAACAAAGAACCGGTCATCGAGTACATCAAATCCAACATCGTTCTGCTCCAGGGTATGATCGATGCGGGCTACCAGGATGCGCGCACCCTGGCACGCCGCAAAGCGAAGATGGAAGAGTGGCTCAAAAACCCGGAACTGATGGAAGCGGACAAAGACGCCGAGTACGCAGCGGTTTACGAGATCGACCTTAACGAGATCACGGAGCCTATCCTCGCGTGCCCGAACGACCCGGATGACGTTGCAACCCTCTCCGAGGTTCTTGCAGACGAAAACCGCCCGCACAACATCGACGAAGTCTTCGTCGGTTCTTGTATGACCAACATCGGTCACTACCGCGCCCTGGGCGAAGTCCTCAAGGGTGAAGGCCAGGTGCCGACGCGTCTGTGGGTTGTCCCGCCGACCCGTATGGACGAAAAACAGCTCCAGGAAGAGGGCTACTACGCGATGTACGGTGCCGCCGGCGCACGTACGGAGATCCCGGGTTGTTCACTCTGTATGGGTAACCAGGCGCGTGTTGCGGACAACGCCATCGTCTTCTCTACCTCTACGCGTAACTTCGACAACCGTATGGGGAAAGGCGCGCAGGTCTATCTCGGTTCTGCGGAACTGGCAGCCGTCTGTGCGATGCTCGGACGCCTCCCGACAAAAGAGGAGTACCTCGAGATCGTACCGAAGAAGATCTCCGGCAAAGAAGCCGATATCTACAAGTACCTCAACTTCAACCTGCTCGAAGAGTTCGCACTTTAA
- a CDS encoding DNA translocase FtsK 4TM domain-containing protein encodes MVYAGISTIIADAAVIGTIGEIIAKANRALFGYVAFAYLFVLLYPLYRYYRNSEIDVERTEKVLAGILLFFSLLILQALVTEGPLRGALGAGFVDFLEPYIGTFGLWVFWLMTVTIAAVILIDAEKFPSMPKPKLPFSFRKAEEDDNDEEPEYSSYTPAAGKRTVAAEQPGLFDDDPFDTPAYERMKMPLDSEEAPIRLVSKGPKEALPDEGDDEEDLPVSTPAAKAGTILALAEGVRQKKSAVIVEELDENKKLLEQIEKGKSEKPKNFKLPSLDFFQKPPKQGNSIDERELDDKIRDLIEKLAQFKIDGDVIRTYAGPVVSTFEFKPAAHIKVSKIMNLQDDLAMALRAETIRIQAPIPGKDVVGIEIPNHTVETIYLREIFESKLFQEAKSPLTIALGKDIVGKPFITDLKKLPHLLIAGTTGSGKSVGINAMILSLLYKNSPDQLRLLMIDPKMLEFSIYNDIPHLLTPVITKAKQAIAALNNMVGEMERRYQLMSESRTKNIENYNEKMKREGGQPFPYIVVIIDELADLMMTSGKDVEYSIARLAQMARASGIHLIVATQRPSVDVVTGLIKANLPSRISYRVGQRVDSKIILDAQGAESLLGRGDMLFTPPGATGLIRLHAPWSTEEEIDHIVEFLKSQREPQYDDSFLAESGSNGSAGSDEGSIEDMDELYEEAKEIVLADRKTSISYLQRKLQIGYNRAARIIEQMEQRGLLSPPNAKGNRDILA; translated from the coding sequence TTGGTATATGCGGGGATCTCGACGATCATCGCGGATGCGGCCGTCATCGGGACGATCGGGGAGATTATCGCCAAGGCGAACCGGGCACTTTTCGGTTACGTGGCATTCGCCTACCTCTTCGTCCTGCTGTACCCGCTCTATCGTTATTACCGGAACAGTGAGATCGATGTTGAACGTACCGAGAAGGTCCTGGCGGGGATTCTCCTCTTTTTCTCCCTGCTGATCCTGCAGGCCCTCGTGACCGAGGGGCCGCTGCGCGGTGCGCTCGGTGCCGGTTTCGTCGATTTTCTCGAGCCCTATATCGGGACGTTCGGGCTCTGGGTCTTCTGGCTGATGACGGTGACGATCGCCGCCGTGATCCTGATCGATGCCGAAAAGTTCCCCTCGATGCCGAAACCGAAACTCCCTTTTTCGTTCCGCAAAGCGGAAGAGGATGATAATGACGAGGAGCCAGAATACTCCTCTTACACCCCGGCAGCCGGGAAACGGACGGTCGCGGCCGAGCAGCCGGGCCTGTTCGACGACGACCCTTTCGATACCCCGGCCTATGAACGGATGAAAATGCCGCTGGATTCGGAAGAGGCTCCTATCCGGCTCGTCTCGAAAGGCCCCAAAGAAGCATTGCCCGATGAGGGGGATGATGAAGAGGACCTTCCGGTGAGCACGCCGGCAGCGAAAGCGGGGACGATTCTCGCGTTGGCTGAGGGGGTCCGGCAGAAAAAGAGCGCCGTGATCGTCGAGGAGCTCGATGAGAACAAGAAGCTGCTCGAACAGATCGAGAAGGGTAAGTCGGAAAAGCCCAAGAACTTCAAGCTGCCCTCCCTCGACTTTTTTCAAAAGCCGCCGAAGCAGGGTAACAGCATTGATGAACGGGAGCTCGATGACAAGATCCGCGACCTGATCGAGAAACTGGCCCAGTTCAAGATCGACGGGGACGTTATCCGCACCTACGCGGGCCCGGTCGTTTCGACCTTTGAGTTCAAACCGGCTGCGCACATCAAGGTCTCGAAGATCATGAACCTTCAGGACGACCTTGCGATGGCCCTGCGTGCCGAGACGATCCGTATCCAGGCGCCGATTCCCGGCAAGGACGTCGTCGGTATCGAGATTCCCAACCACACGGTCGAGACGATCTACCTGCGCGAAATCTTCGAGAGCAAACTGTTCCAGGAGGCCAAGTCCCCGCTGACGATCGCGCTGGGCAAGGATATCGTCGGCAAGCCCTTTATCACGGACCTGAAAAAGCTCCCGCACCTCCTCATCGCCGGAACGACGGGTTCGGGCAAGTCGGTGGGGATCAACGCGATGATCCTCAGCCTGCTGTACAAAAACTCCCCCGACCAGCTGCGGCTGCTGATGATCGACCCGAAGATGCTGGAGTTCTCCATCTATAACGACATCCCGCACCTGCTTACCCCGGTCATTACCAAGGCCAAGCAGGCGATCGCGGCACTCAACAACATGGTCGGGGAGATGGAGCGGCGCTACCAGCTGATGAGCGAATCGCGTACAAAGAACATCGAGAACTATAACGAGAAGATGAAGCGCGAAGGCGGGCAGCCTTTCCCCTACATCGTCGTCATTATCGACGAACTCGCCGACCTGATGATGACCTCGGGCAAGGACGTGGAGTACTCCATCGCCCGCCTGGCGCAGATGGCCCGGGCCTCGGGGATCCACCTGATCGTGGCGACCCAGCGCCCTTCGGTCGATGTCGTGACGGGCCTTATCAAGGCCAACCTGCCGTCGCGCATCAGTTACCGTGTCGGTCAGCGTGTCGACAGCAAGATCATTCTCGATGCACAGGGGGCGGAATCGCTGCTGGGACGGGGCGATATGCTCTTTACCCCTCCGGGTGCCACGGGGCTGATCCGTCTGCACGCGCCGTGGAGTACCGAGGAGGAGATCGATCACATCGTCGAGTTCCTCAAATCCCAGCGTGAACCGCAGTATGACGACTCCTTCCTGGCCGAAAGCGGCAGCAACGGCAGCGCCGGTTCGGACGAGGGGAGTATCGAGGATATGGACGAACTATACGAAGAGGCCAAGGAGATCGTTCTGGCCGACCGTAAAACGTCCATCAGCTACCTGCAGCGCAAACTCCAGATCGGTTACAACCGTGCCGCCCGTATCATCGAGCAGATGGAACAGCGGGGTCTGCTGTCACCTCCGAACGCAAAAGGAAACCGCGATATCCTCGCTTGA
- a CDS encoding macro domain-containing protein, whose product MAYRITIKKGNLLNAPASDFIVNPSNTVLALGSGVSGAFAAACGPALQEEMNRKRERSAPLSKGDVLLTGAGGCTAFRHVLHAAVMDYRPDAAETAPSLDDIRTILVNIEPFLADNAAASSATVTLTLPLMGTGVGGLDKRHVLEIYRGFFRREVDFECEVFLYGHSEADCILMQRVFGEERA is encoded by the coding sequence ATGGCATACCGTATCACGATAAAAAAGGGAAACCTTCTGAACGCACCGGCATCAGACTTCATCGTCAACCCCTCCAATACGGTACTGGCATTGGGCTCGGGGGTGTCGGGGGCATTTGCAGCGGCCTGCGGGCCCGCGTTGCAGGAGGAGATGAACCGGAAAAGAGAGCGCAGCGCTCCCCTCTCCAAAGGGGATGTCCTCCTCACCGGAGCGGGAGGCTGTACCGCGTTCCGTCATGTGCTGCACGCCGCGGTCATGGATTACCGCCCGGATGCGGCCGAAACCGCGCCGAGCCTCGATGACATCCGAACGATACTCGTAAACATAGAGCCATTCCTTGCTGACAATGCAGCTGCATCCTCTGCAACGGTCACCCTTACCCTGCCGCTGATGGGAACGGGCGTTGGCGGACTGGACAAACGTCATGTGCTGGAAATCTATCGCGGTTTTTTCAGAAGGGAAGTCGATTTTGAGTGTGAAGTGTTCTTGTATGGACATTCCGAAGCCGACTGCATACTAATGCAGCGCGTCTTCGGCGAGGAGCGTGCCTAG